The stretch of DNA CCTCAGCCAAGTTTACACACTGTGTCCTTCGCTGCTTTAAACAAATCCGACTAGAGACTTTGCGCTGCGTTGCATTTACAACCTGTCATCTTGCTCGCCGCACTTACCCGAAACGCGTCTTCCCACTCCAAACGCAAATATCCAGCAATTTCAGCGTCAATTGAAGCAGGtgctcacacacgcacgcacgcacacacacgtctcatacacacatacacacacacacacacacacacaacctgcaaACAGCACTTTCTTGGCTCGGTCAGTTCAAAAAGCGAACCTACGCACTTAGCGGAGCTgatgctgctggtgtgtgtacTCACCACCTCTGAGTGGCgttttacaacaacaacagccaggCGAGCGACGGCGCAACCGAGCtgtcatttcaaaaaaaaaaaaaaaaaaaaaaaaaacttggacaaAACAAACTACCTCAACTGAATaactgaatacttttttttttttttttttttttttagccgtgACATCCACGGTAGCTTAGCACGTCGAGCCAAGAGGAAGTGTCATTCCTGTTGAGGGCGCGACGCCAGTAACGCTAACCAAGCGGGACTAGCGGTGTTAAAAgcgaaccccccccccctccaaaaaataataataataattaaaaaaacttaCCTTGTGAAAGTGTCGCTAATGGGTGAAAGGTGGACCCACTTGGAGAGCTTTTAATCCAACTCTGAGCGGTGTCGGAGCCACTTTGCGAAGTGCTGTCAGTCGCTGTGGACTTCCTGAATGacggagcagcaggagcacaaCCCCTCGCCCGGGTTTGACAGCGACTTTGACAGGCGGAAATAAGTTGCCTGGTGCAGTGAAAGGGGCCGCTGCGGCATCTACACACCGCAGCGATGTGTAGTTTGCAGAGATAAAACAGGACACGGGCTATACTTTGCAAGTGTTTAACATACTTTTCGGTTTACAcgcaagaaacacaaaaacacacggtGTCAGTGTACAAAACGTGTTCCGTTTAGCTACCTTGAGTGATAATTAAATCAACTGAATGTAAATCCTCCTATAAATTATTTCCTTTGCAAATTCTTGAATATGCATGCACTGAtctttctctgttctgttgCAGCTGAGGTGATGGAGAGCCGGTTCGCTTCCTGATTTTGCGAAGTGCAACCCTGCTACCTCGTGGTGAAAGTGTGGAATTGAAACTGTAAAGTGAATTATTGCTTGTATTGCTCAAtgttaaatatattaataaccCTAACGACTCACTGATTACACGATCTGCACACTCCAGGAAGGTGTATTTTGGAGTAATAAAATAGGAGATGGGCCATATTTTGCAAGTATTTAACATGCTTTTCAGTTTACACGCAAgaaatagacaaacacacagcgtCAGTGCAAAATATGTGGTCTAGTTATATCCTTTCCAAATGATTAAAGATGCTTTCATTGATCTTCCCCTGTTCTGTTGCAGCTGATGTGATGGAAAGCCGGTTCACTTCTTAATTTTAGTGCAACCCTGCCATCTCGTGGTCAAAGTGTGGAATTAAAACTCTAAAGCTAAAGGCCTTTTATTGCTTAACGTTTTGAATATATTATGACCCTAAAGACTCACTGATTACAGGATCTGCACCCTCCAGGAAGGTGTATTTCTTGGTAATAAAACAGGAGTTGGGTTATATTTTGCAAGTATTAACATTCTGGTTGGTTTACATACAAgaattacacaaacacatagtgtcaaatgtaaaatatgtattcCCTTTAGCTATCGTGAGTGACAATCATGGAAATATAAAACTGAATGTAAGTAGTTTTATAAGTTATTTCATTTGCACATTACTAAAGACACATGCACTGATCCTTCCCTATTCTGGTGCAACCAAAGTGATGTAAAGCCGGTTTGCTTCCTAATTTTATGAAGTGCAATCTCACCACCTCGTGTTCAAAGTGTGAAATTAAACCCTAAAGTGAAAGGCCTTGTATTGCTCAGTattctaaatatatttttatgacCCCAAAAACCTGCTGATTCAAAGATGTGAAAGGCCCGTGTGGATGCAATAACACACTTGATCATGTGTCCCCCTGTTCATTCATAGAGAATCATCACCTGATTCtctaaaaatctgaaattatgTTGTGATGTAAGCTCAGTTTCTCCGCTTGACATGCCAAGTCTTATAACATCAAACCACTGTCTTTGTGACGGCTGTGGTTTTTGTCGTGTCACTGGTGGATGCAGCATCATCAGGTTGAGGTCAAGGTCTGAGCAAGCGACAGGAGGAGGATGCAGGACACCTGTTGATCCTGTAAAAACATCTGGATGTGTGATGTGGATAGAGCTCATCCTGACTGCTGAATTTGCAGTGAAGCAAAAACCAGCTGTACCATCAATCCTAACAATGCAAAGATCACTCTCTTGGTTTCTGGTGACATTATGATGTTTGCATATTAATAAAGTGTTCATGTATGCTGAGAAGCACATGCTCAGGCGACAGAGCCATCACGACACGCACAGTGGCTCGTCATGACATGGCATTGCTTCAACACCGAGCCCTGGCTTCTCTCCTGACTTTAAGTTTGAGGAAATGGGATGTGTGACAACAGAGACCAGACCCGGTTTCACTAATGTGTGAGCCCAGCTGATGTTGTTATTTAGCTAGAGTGGGCTGAAGAGTAAAACAGCATAAGATTACCTGCAAATCACCATCACAAATAGCTGGAATTGGAGTTTTGCTGTATAGACTAAATAGTGAATATGTGCCTCCACATGACACCAATCCCCACAACAAGACACCATTAATCTAAACCAAATCAAATGAATGGGAAAGTGAGTTGTCTATTCCAAAACATGAGACATGCACAGGTCATTTAGCCTGAATGGCTTGAAAGTCAGAGGTTATTATTAAATAAGCAtgcagtgaaaaacagacaTGAGGCTGGAAAGCATCTTAGTATTTAAAGATAGAGAGACTGGGGGGTTGGGAGCTGCTGACATAAACAAAGGGCTCTCTTTAATTTTTCTAATCTTAAATATGAGTTGAAAGCTGAGCCCAGCACACTTTTTCCACGTGACAAAGATCACGGTATGAAAATTGTAAGGACTTCAAACTATAAACCTGCAGCTCACACTGAGCTAGCGTGTTAGCTGGGCAGGACACCTAGcttaacaattaaaaaataaataaataaaatgaaataaataatatattcatTAATTATGCTAGATTGGATTTCACGAGTTCATACATGCATCACCAGTCTTTACAAtagtaacttaaaaaaaaatagtaaatttAATGGTAAATTTAATAGCCAGCTAGCcagtcaacaacaaaaaaccaaGACAAAAATGACGTTACGGAATATATGCCTGCACGTGTGTTGACATCCATGTTGCTGCAACGTGTACAAAAACCCacactattattatttaaaaatcagACGCTTTATTGTGACATGCTTAGAATTCCATTATGTGTCGGAAATTTTTATCTTACACGTTCACGGTCTTTGCATTCTGCTCAGGCATATCACCGGGCAGTTGGACTGTCGGAGGTCCTCACAGTTGTAGGCGCTGATCCACAAGCTGCAAACACAAATCGATTGTTTATTTTgcgtttgtttacattttttaaccaGCGAACAAATGGCATCGACTTTGCTATCACCCATGGTGGATTATTACACACGATGAGGAGGGAACTCGACAGCgtggatgaggatgatgatcgGAGTTTCAGAGGACGAGACTCGGAAGAAGGTAAAGGAATAGACGGGCATaagcacacactgacagacagccGGGCTCCGGCTACTTCTTGGCATCGGAACCCGACTATTACTGCATTTCCAACTTCTTGAACGCGATGTTTACCTTGACGTTTCCTTTTAAGCGTGAATGGGAAacctcattttcttgttttaataaACGCCGCACGCTACTTCAGCGCGTGAAAGCGCAAAAATGACCCGAGTATGTGCGAAGCTAGCCGCGGCTTCGAGTAGCTACATCAGGCGCACCAGCAAAACAACCGCACCAAACGCCCGCTAATAAGCCCAGTTTCCAAACGAGGAGCAGCTCAGAAACAGGTGATGTGTTTTGTTAGTAATTTTTATGATAAATTCAGCTCAGATTGTTACTCATGAATAAAACTCGTAAAAGCAGCCGTTAGCGAAGTTAACGGCATTTAAAACGTGTCGGTTTTTACCACACAAACGGACCAGGCGGACCAAAACTAttcttaaattattattattattattattattattattattattatgatttgttttgttaacCCGGTTCCCATCGATGCtattatttattctattctCACAATGCAACAATGTAACGACGTAACGTTAGCTTACGATCATTGACAGGTCACAGGCGAAACCCtgcgtgctgtgtgtgtgtgtgtgttgtgtgtgtgtgtgtgtgtgtgtgtgtgtgtgtgtgtgtgtgtgtgtgtgtgtgtgtgtgtccactgctCTGCCCTTTTCACTCCATTCAATGAGACAAGAGGAATGGCAGAGTGAGAAAGACACACAAGAGGGACAAGGGAAAGCAAAACCAAAGCCAAGGCGATGACAGCACTCAAAGGTTAGCCACAGTTTCCACCCCCCTCGACGTTAGCGGATCACTCGCCGTGtcttgttgttttaatgttttaatacttttttttttttgtgtgtgtgtgtgtgtgggttagcTCGCACCGCTTAGCGATCCTTCTTTTGGAGCTAACTGAAGCTAGCGCATTAACGCGAACTGATCGTGATAAAAGCCGCTGTGTCAGCTCAACCCGACCGGGCCGTACCCAAACCTTCCTCCTCCGTGTCGTTTTGGTTTTTTTCAAAGGTGATCCGAGCCAACCTGGTGCTTGTATGTAGTAAACTTGTCCGGCAAGTTTGACACAACTGAACTTGGCCACGGCACGacatgctaacgttagctaaggagagtttaaaataaaaaatgagttgCCCGGATGGTTTGTGCGTAATCCCACCATGCGGCAAATGTTTGACATTCAGGGTAACTGCTCCATTATTAATGCCACATTACTAATGGCGTTAGACCTCGCAGAAGAAGGGGCACTGTCCTCTGGATCTCGCTTAGCTTCGTGCATCTGAAGCATTGCGTGATGTCGGGTAAAGCAAGAGTTTATCGATGAGATCTTGGATATTTCCTTGTGTTATAAAGTAGTATACCGGCTAATATTCCCAAGCGGAGCGCTGCCACGCAGGTTATTTGACcccctcctctgtgtttgtctggggAATCAACTTTATTGCACGGTGTTGTGTTGGCAAAGCTAACCAGCTGCTTCACCCAGTGGGGCATGTTGCCGTGCCTCGTTTGGTGGCCTGGGACGACTTGCACTGGAAGTTACTTTGAACCCAGAGAGCCCCTGTGGAAATGTGCAGGAGAGACGGTGTtaattttcctgtttgctttttttttttttttgtgcagacaCCGAGGATGCCAGTGAAACAGATCTGGCCAAGCATGACGAGGATGACTATGTGGAAATCAAAGAACAGTGAGTGTTTTGTTATCAAGGACTTGGCCCTCGATCCGTTTTAGCCTGCAATAAAAGTGATTTGGCTCAATGGGATGAAGGTCTGAGGAGGTTTGCCTAATGTTGCAGACACTGGAAGGGAATGTGATTAGCTCTGCTTGATTTCATTGCAGGATGTACCAAGACAAACTGGCCTCTCTGAAAAGACAGTTGCAGCAATTGcaagaaggtaaaaaaaaatatatatatagttttttctctctttctctctccttgtgaGTTCAGCACAAATATGTACGAACAGTCATAGTCACATTAACCATAATTGTGAATGATCACTGGGGATTGATTTTCATAACCGATTTCTCTTAATGTATGTAAGATTATAGCGACTAAAGTTTACTCATGGTGGTGAGGAGACATTATGTCAGGCCATAAAGACAGCCTCAGACACATAATAAAAGAGTAGCTATTGTctttggcttaaaaaaaaaaaaaaaaaaaaaacagttacaggTAGATGATAATTTTTCAAAAGATGACATACAGTCCTCCACCATCCACAGCTCATTTTACATAGTCAAGTCTGTTGTTTACTCATACAAGCTGTTACTGaactgctgagcgggctgtttcaAGGTAGCACCATCAGCTGTCCCATTAGCTTGTTGTTGTTCAGATTGATGCTGAGTGTAGAAATAGTGGACTGAGACGTGGACTGTCGCTAAATCTCAGTCCGGGTGGATGCTGAGTGTGGCAGTTCTTGGATGACAGAATTCACTGATGAGCTTTCTCGGGGTATTGATGGCCTGTTTCAATGAAGCATCTGTGATTTGGAGGTGGCCATTACGCAACCACAGCTACTCCTAACCCACTCGCTCTCTCGCAGTATCCAAAGCTGTGTATTTGAATAAGTCCCCAagttgtttaaaaagaaaacaaaagatggTGGAATGCAACTTTCTCTTTGCAGGCACACTGCAGGAGTATcagaagaggatgaagaagcTGGACCAACAGTACAAAGAGAGGCTCCGAAACGCGGGTGAGTTTTGTAATATTGACAGACGGCACTGTGCCTCGCTTAGAGTGCGTTCACACCCAGCATGTTTGGAGCCATTTATTCACCATCTAGGGTGTTTGCTCCattagtttggtttgtttgggcAGATGAGAACAGTGGCATTTGAACTTTAGTGCAGGAAACAAATTCAAACCACAAGGTTTTATGGATATAATAAGCACAGTCAATAGTTTTTCATGCTTGTAAACTTTGTCATAACAAATTAAGCAACAGCAAACCATAATCAGGACTGACGCTCATATTCAGCTATTTCTTTAGCTGTTGTTAACTGGTATGCACATCAGAGAGGGTGAATTATTGCAAAATCAGTATTTCTAAGGGTGTTTTGGTCCACTTCAGCCCTTCAAGTGCACTGAGACCGCTGACTCAGCAAATTTTTGGACATATGTGATCATCCCCGATGAGGTCATTTTCCCAAAAACGTAATCAAACTGAGATCAGGTCACTTGCTCTCAGCTCTGTTCGCTTTCTGGCTCACTTGATTCTTGGTGCGAACACAGTGTGGCCCGAGTTCACTTTGTGATTTGCTTCAACCCTCGAGCCTTGCCATACATACACGGCACGTacggtaaccatggcaactggTAACCACACACGagcaaacaaaaggaaaagcagCAAGCCGTGGAGAACTAGGGGTCGTGTGGACTCGAGAAAAGATCGTTATGTTCAGTTCATTCACCCTCTTCTGGCGATTCagtgaaatgttgttttctctctctttgtttgtgaTGATCATCTTGAGGAACGCTGATGGCGTTTGAGTTCTAAAGTGtttgattaatttgtttgtCTGAGTTCTAATGGAGTTGCGGCATAAACAAAAAGTTGTGTGTACGTGTAGACCAGAGAACAGAACTTCGCTCTCTCTCAAGTCCACTTACAATGTGAACACAAAGGGGAGTTCATTTGCATCTGGCCCGCTTTAAAAAGGAGATGAAAAGGCCTAAAGTTGAGGTCTGACCCTGGATTGAACCCCCAGTGTTGAAGACAGTCAGCTGATTTTAGTTCTCAAAAGTGAGATCTGATGTTTCCTCACGGTGGCACTGAACGTTTTGGTTAACATAAGCAGTCATATCGTTTTCTTCTCTGCCTCCACAGATCTGTTTCTCCAGCTTGAGGTAAGCGCGGTTTATACCACCGACTGTTTCCACTGATATGGAATTCACATCTACCTTTGTGGTACTATTTACAGGGCGAGTGCACCTCAgtactcctctcctctttccaccTTCTGTCACTCTTTACGTTTCTCCTGCAGACAGAACAGGTGGAGAGGAACTACATCAAAGAGAAGAAGGCAGCAGTGAAGGAGTTTGACGATAAGAAGGTCGAGCTGAAGGAAAACTTAATtgcagagctggaggagaagaagaagatgatcgAGAACGAGAAGTTAACAATGGAGCTGACAGGCGGTAGGGGGACAAGAGCCGGACAAGTCGGGGACTTGCTCTgcaggagagagatgaaaagaatGTGGGGAGGGGGCGGAAGGGGGGCTCTTCAGTTTTAAAGTGGCTTGCTCTCAAATACATGGAAGTCTCACTTTCCAGCTCTCTCCTTTTGAGTTGTCATTTACAGAAATTGCCGCCTGTAGCGAATGTTGCCTGTAGTGACAGTTCCAGCATCATGCTGTCAAGATGTCGGAGCAGTGATTGATGCATTCGTATGCACCATGTCATAAAAATATTCCATATTAGGAATGAGCTTTTGTCAGTCGGAAAGGTTGTGCTTTCCACGTGCACTGGCTGCATGTGGAAAGAGGTCAGTGGGCAGATTTTCAGGTAGATAGtcaatgtttttctgtttcattttagaCTCTATGGAGGTGAAACCAATCATGACTCGCAAGCTGAGAAGGCGACCCAACGATCCAGTTCCCATACCAGACAAACGGAGAAAACCTGCACCAGATATCCTTTCCAAACATGCAGACTCTGTTTGCTTTAGTGAAGCTATAAAGTGTAGATATATTGCTGGTTAAATTTAGCCATATCTGTgcagtatgtatttatgtatgtattattcATATTACTGTAGCATGATATATTGAGTGTCAGAtgattcttgttttttctttcattaatctcagggaggtcaaaggtcaggtgTCGTCTGTGGTTTATTATTAGTTCAACGGGGCTTATGCCACATTCACGTCATATGCTACTGACCATAAATAACAACATCCAACTGGTAATTACAACTAGGAACTGAAGTCTGACTTGGCTATCCGACTAGGCGGTAAATAACCTGGAAATATATGAAAATTGGCATCCTCTTATTAGTAGCGCTATATCATTAAAGGTACATAAATTTTAGTTTAATGGTTCTTCTATCTATCTTCTTCTTCTAACTCTTTCAGGTTGTAGTTATGGGGAACTTTTCCTTCCTATATGAAGTGATCATGGCATTACTCATGTGCAGACAGAGGCTTGAACCCCAGCCTTCTGATTTAAGGCTGGTCACTCGATTCATTAAGCCATCCTATTGTCTATTGCTTACAGAGTTCAAAAGGCTTCCCTTAACTCTGTGTACCTCAGTTAAATTATTTGCTAACAGACGAACAGATCATGGAGGACCTGAGAACACTGAATAAGGTATTAGTTTCTGAACTTCTTGAAAACATGCTCACCTCTGTTGAACCTCATTTTTCTAAtaattcatttgaatatttccaCACATTTCTTTTTACAGCTGAAATCACCGAAGCGGCCGGGTATGTCAGCACTCACATTTGCAGTTTGTTTATAATTGTCTTGCACTTTTTGTCGAATAAGAAAAGATTAATTTGTACCTGAATATTGAATACTGCTTGGTTTTGCGTGGCAGCAGTATTCGGTTGTTTTAACCCTCCATCTTTTTCCCCTACAAGTATCCCCTTCATCTCCAGAGCATCTGCCCACCACTCCCATGGAGAATCCCTCACAGCGCTACGAGGCGCGCATCGAGGAGGGCAAACTTTACTACGACAAAAGATGGTATGTCCCGTCTTTCACCTTCAGACGTCTCAAGTATCTCCTGTGACTTTGTGCTGCGTCTCAAACAGCCATGACTTTAACTCAGTCCGCCACTAGATGGCCACACAGCCATGCTAAAATCTCATCTGAAACCACTGCTTGATGGTGTTTGGTAGGTCTGCAAAAGACATTTACAACCTCTTTGATggttgcctcttttttttttttttttttttttttttgcacagagtacagagagagatattACTTAGCAGCCAGGGGATAAGTGAAGTGCTGGTGCTTGAAGCCACCATAAAATTTCATATTCAAATAAGGTGGCTGTATTATAAGCAGTGCTGCATTTCTTCTGTAATACAGAGgtaaagaaaagtgaaaatcttAGACTCGCCAGGGCCTCTAGGTCTTTCTGTTTGAGAGCGAGCCCTGTGTCAGAAATGCACCAATAAATAATTCTTTTGAAGAAGAGGTAAAAATGTGATTCTCTGTCCGATTTTGCCTCTGATGGACAGAGGAGAAGCCGAGGTGAGTGAGTTTTGAGGTGTACACATCTTTCTTTGAAGGCAAAGTCTCACTAATCATGGCTGAACATATTTctggcggattttttttttttttgaagagccAAAGGGAGACACATGCCTCATTATTCTTCAGTGGTTCATTAATGATCAAATGCGTTGGTTGTCAGTCTCTCGCCTTGGGTTGACTCTATTGTCTGACAGTttggagcctttttttttttttaaagaggctTTTTGTTTTGACACTCTGCTCTGATTATCTATTTAGTGCCATCTCAAGAGGACTGTGAGTTATTCAGCTGGGTGAAATTATGTCTAAAAACTGttctctggatgtgtgtgtgtgtgtgtgtgtgtgtgtctgtgtgtgctgacagGTACCACAAGAGCCAGGCCATCTACCTGGAATCCAAGGACAACACAAAGATCAGCTGTGTCATCAGCTCAGTGGGGACCAACGAGGTGGGCCTcagttctcacacacacacccactggaTTTCATTAAGAGCATCAGCTGTCCGAATGTCGGACGTGCGCTGGTACGACTGGAAGGTCAACGCTCGTCGCTGAAGTGTCTTGTAGGAAGTAGCAGGAGGAGATACCAgcctcagagtttttttttttttttttggacagaaTTCATTCGTGTTTGGCCGGTAGCTTGTGCTCATTTCCCTCTCTGATTAATGCGGTATAGCACTAAGAGGTGGGATGTTGCCTTGCCTAATGGAGAGATGCTCGCTAGAAAGAGAGAAGTTCATTTGACAGATCAAAAATGAATTGCGCATATTTATGCAGCGCCCTGGACGGGGTATTGGAACGTGAATTGATAggatgcaggtttttttttctttctgcctttccaCAAACTGGCCTGCGGTAGAAATGATAATGGTGGTTTATAGTGAGATATCTTGGCAGTGACAGCTACGTGAGGATGCAGCCTCGCTAAATTACCATATTGTGGGTTTTtcctcagtcttttttttttttcttttgcttttccctCCCTTAGATTTGGGTGAGGAAGACGAGCGACAGTACAAAGATGAGGATCTACCTGGGACAGCTACAGAGAGGAGCGTTTGTCATCCGCCGGCGGTCGTCTGCGTGAAGAATACtttgcaccacacacacacacacacacacacacacacacacagcctattcacttatccatccatccacccacctATCCACCgtctctgtgtctgttgctTCTTCCTTGATTTTGACATGTGGCctcttcttcatcatccacccccatgccacacacacacacacacacacacacacacacacacacacacacacacacacacacacacacacaccagtctaCCATGCCCAAGGATGTCTGTGCAGCTTTTACCTGTTCCTTCCAACAAGCCAGAAGCTAGTCtagcccagaaaaaaaaaaaacaggaatacaCAAAACTCAATGTTTTTCAGACAGTATTTGTCCGTTTATGGCATTTTGtgacttaaaggaacagttcacccaaaatacaagaaTAGATATTTACCCTCTTACCTGTAGTGCAGTTTACAATCCAGATAGCATCTGTCTGATTTGGCCCCTAGTTCATACTGAGGGCGGTGAAATGATCAGATTATATCAGATATTTGTATCACTGGTTTTGGGAACAGC from Myripristis murdjan chromosome 9, fMyrMur1.1, whole genome shotgun sequence encodes:
- the suds3 gene encoding sin3 histone deacetylase corepressor complex component SDS3 isoform X1, producing MRRELDSVDEDDDRSFRGRDSEEDTEDASETDLAKHDEDDYVEIKEQMYQDKLASLKRQLQQLQEGTLQEYQKRMKKLDQQYKERLRNADLFLQLETEQVERNYIKEKKAAVKEFDDKKVELKENLIAELEEKKKMIENEKLTMELTGDSMEVKPIMTRKLRRRPNDPVPIPDKRRKPAPAQLNYLLTDEQIMEDLRTLNKLKSPKRPVSPSSPEHLPTTPMENPSQRYEARIEEGKLYYDKRWYHKSQAIYLESKDNTKISCVISSVGTNEIWVRKTSDSTKMRIYLGQLQRGAFVIRRRSSA
- the suds3 gene encoding sin3 histone deacetylase corepressor complex component SDS3 isoform X2, producing the protein MTALKDTEDASETDLAKHDEDDYVEIKEQMYQDKLASLKRQLQQLQEGTLQEYQKRMKKLDQQYKERLRNADLFLQLETEQVERNYIKEKKAAVKEFDDKKVELKENLIAELEEKKKMIENEKLTMELTGDSMEVKPIMTRKLRRRPNDPVPIPDKRRKPAPAQLNYLLTDEQIMEDLRTLNKLKSPKRPVSPSSPEHLPTTPMENPSQRYEARIEEGKLYYDKRWYHKSQAIYLESKDNTKISCVISSVGTNEIWVRKTSDSTKMRIYLGQLQRGAFVIRRRSSA